In Rutidosis leptorrhynchoides isolate AG116_Rl617_1_P2 chromosome 2, CSIRO_AGI_Rlap_v1, whole genome shotgun sequence, one genomic interval encodes:
- the LOC139891062 gene encoding NADH kinase gives MGRRRLLLLLKPLNSYSFHQSTGPSRSINPKVSRYLDNRCNVHKEAIQFCKDILQRKQVDWDATFRGHLSEPIQNVDLVVTIGGDGTLLQASHLLNDSIPLLGVNSDPTQPQEVQELGSEFDATRSTGYLCAATIKNFEQIINDILEGRTAPSEISRMSIRVNSMPLSTYALNDILVSDPCPASASRFSFRIMKDGQSRTPLVNCRSSGLRVCTAAGSSAAMQSAGGFSMPVLSRNLQYMVREPISPKDNLSLMHGSIKPDETMDIDWYNKEGLIYIDGSRPVHPVHHGDTIQVSSHAPILKLFLPKHVLPSKI, from the exons ATGGGAAGAAGGCGTCTACTGCTGCTTTTAAAACCCTTGAATTCTTACTCCTTTCATCAATCAACTGGCCCTTCTCGATCCATAAACCCTAAG GTATCACGCTATCTGGATAACAGGTGCAACGTTCATAAAGAAGCCATACAATTTTGTAAGGATATCTTACAAAGAAAGCAAGTTGACTGGGATGCTACTTTTCGTGGTCATCTGTCGGAACCCATTCAAAATGTGGACCTTGTTGTTACCATTGGTGGTGATGGCACGCTTTTGCAGGCAAGCCATTTGTTGAACGATTCAATCCCATTACTGGGAGTAAACTCTGACCCCACCCAACCACAAGAG GTGCAAGAACTAGGTAGCGAGTTTGATGCTACCAGAAGCACTGGATATCTTTGTGCAGcaactatcaaaaactttgaaCAG ATAATCAATGACATCTTGGAGGGCCGAACAGCTCCTTCTGAAATATCAAGAATGTCAATTCGTGTGAACTCAATGCCATTGTCAACATATGCTCTTAATGACATTTTAGTTTCAGATCCATGTCCTGCATCCGCTTCTCGGTTTTCATTCAG AATCATGAAAGACGGGCAATCACGTACACCTTTAGTCAACTGCCGATCTAGTGGTCTGAGAGTCTGCACAGCTGCTGGATCTTCAGCAGCAATGCAATCAGCTGGTGGATTTTCGATGCCTGTGTTATCCAGGAATCTTCAGTACATGGTAAGGGAGCCCATTTCACCAAAAGACAACTTGAGTTTAATGCACGGATCAATAAAACCTGATGAAACCATGGATATTGATTGGTACAATAAAGAGGGACTAATCTACATTGATGGTTCTCGTCCTGTTCATCCTGTTCACCATGGTGATACCATACAAGTATCTTCACATGCTccaattttgaaattgtttttgccTAAACATGTGTTACCTAGTAAGATTTGA